The proteins below come from a single Diceros bicornis minor isolate mBicDic1 chromosome 3, mDicBic1.mat.cur, whole genome shotgun sequence genomic window:
- the AGAP3 gene encoding arf-GAP with GTPase, ANK repeat and PH domain-containing protein 3 isoform X3, translated as MERGWPPGDSRSPERPAVCRRALSVCDSLDVHGAPAGRAAAALQAALCAAREQPARPRSVCSGGSGRPPSGARSLLLGLLRPRLGRRGPTDGHSPAPRPAPSGRPGSAASSPAPSPAPAPRSRPPGAQAPRPRPTSMTFLEVNRLELAAAEAEGAGAGLGRAGSAGFLRGASLWSSQRWQVLRGGGGRGGPGPRRGLSALRKSFSFRLRRGQEIRRAESGLLPRVRTRSDGDASSLGAFPSRRDLLLGAEAPRPAPEPGRPRAAASLWRLLTSRFRRREPEPAPAEPLWSRRAAADPGLLGAPSDSFVNSQEWTLSRSVPELKVGIVGNLSSGKSALVHRYLTGTYVQEESPEGGRFKKEIVVDGQSYLLLIRDEGGPPELQFAAWVDAVVFVFSLEDEISFQTVYNYFLRLCSFRNASEVPMVLVGTQDAISAANPRVIDDSRARKLSTDLKRCTYYETCATYGLNVERVFQDVAQKVVALRKKQQLAIGPCKSLPNSPSHSAVSAASIPAVHINQATNGGSSAFSDYSSSVPSTPSISQRELRIETIAASSTPTPIRKQSKRRSNIFTSRKGADLDREKKAAECKVDSIGSGRAIPIKQGILLKRSGKSLNKEWKKKYVTLCDNGLLTYHPSLHDYMQNIHGKEIDLLRTTVKVPGKRLPRATPATAPGTSPRANGLALERSNTQLGGGTETEESFEFVVVSLTGQTWHFEASTAEERELWVQSVQAQILASLQGCRSAKDKTRLGNQNAALAVQAVRTVRGNSFCIDCDAPNPDWASLNLGALMCIECSGTHRHLGAHLSRVRSLDLDDWPPELLAVMTAMGNALANSVWEGALDGYAKPGPDACREEKERWIRAKYEQKLFLAPLPSSDVPLGQQLLRAVVEDDLRLLVMLLAHGSKEEVNETYGDGDGRTALHLSSAMANVVFTQLLIWYGVDVRSRDARGLTPLAYARRAGSQECADILIQHGCPAEGCGLAPTPNREPANGTNTSAELHRSPSLL; from the exons ATGGAGCGGGGCTGGCCGCCGGGGGACAGCCGCAGCCCGGAGCGGCCAGCCGTCTGCCGCCGCGCCCTCAGCGTCTGCGACTCGCTGGACGTGCACGGCGCCCCGGCCGGCCGTGCCGCCGCCGCCCTGCAGGCCGCCCTGTGCGCCGCGCGCGAGCAGCCGGCGCGGCCGCGGAGCGTGTGCTCGGGCGGCTCGGGGCGGCCGCCCTCCGGCGCCCGCAGCCTGCTGCTCGGCCTCCTGCGCCCGCGCCTCGGCCGCCGCGGCCCCACCGACGGGCATTCGCCGGCTCCCAGGCCTGCGCCCTCGGGGCGCCCCGGCTCGGCCGCGAGCAGCCCGGCACCCAGTCCCGCGCCTGCCCCGCGCAGCCGCCCGCCGGGGGCCCAGGCGCCGCGGCCGCGGCCCACCAGCATGACGTTCCTGGAGGTGAACCGCCTGGAGCTGGCGGCGGCCGAGGCCGAGGGCGCGGGCGCGGGACTGGGCCGCGCGGGCAGCGCGGGCTTCCTGCGGGGCGCCTCGCTGTGGAGCAGCCAGCGCTGGCAGGTGCTGCGCGGCGGCGGTGGGCGCGGCGGCCCGGGCCCCCGGCGCGGCCTGTCGGCGCTGAGGAAGAGCTTCAGCTTCCGCCTGCGCCGCGGCCAGGAGATCCGGCGCGCCGAGTCGGGGCTGCTGCCCCGGGTGCGCACCCGCAGCGACGGCGACGCCAGCTCCCTGGGCGCCTTCCCCAGCCGCCGCGACCTGCTGCTGGGCGCCgaggccccgcgccccgcgccggaGCCCGGCCGCCCCCGCGCCGCCGCCAGCCTCTGGAGGCTGCTCACCAGCCGCTTCCGCCGGAGGGAGCCGGAGCCCGCGCCCGCCGAGCCGCTGTGGAGCCGCAGGGCGGCCGCGGACCCCGGGCTCCTGGGCGCGCCGAGCG ACTCCTTTGTGAACAGCCAGGAGTGGACCCTGAGCCGCTCGGTGCCGGAGCTTAAGGTG GGCATTGTGGGAAACCTGTCTAGTGGGAAGTCGGCCCTGGTGCACCGCTATCTCACGGGGACGTATGTCCAGGAGGAGTCCCCTGAAG GGGGTCGGTTTAAGAAGGAGATTGTGGTGGATGGCCAGAGTTACCTGCTGCTGATTCGAGATGAAGGAGGCCCCCCTGAGCTCCAG TTTGCTGCCTGGGTGGACGCAGTGGTGTTTGTGTTCAGCCTGGAGGATGAAATCAGCTTCCAGACGGTGTACAACTACTTCCTGCGGCTCTGCAGCTTCCGCAACGCCAGCGAGGTGCCCATGGTGCTGGTGGGCACGCAGG ATGCCATCAGTGCCGCAAACCCCCGGGTCATCGACGACAGCAGGGCCCGCAAGCTCTCCACGGACTTGAAGCGCTGCACCTACTATGAGACATGCGCGACCTACGGGCTCAATGTGGAGCGTGTCTTCCAGGACG TGGCCCAGAAGGTAGTGGCCTTGCGGAAGAAGCAGCAGCTGGCCATCGGGCCCTGCAAGTCACTGCCCAACTCCCCCAGCCACTCGGCAGTGTCCGCCGCCTCCATCCCGGCCGTGCACATCAACCAG GCCACGAATGGCGGCAGCAGCGCCTTCAGCGACTACTCATCCTCagtcccctccacccccagcatCAGCCAGCGGGAGCTGCGCATCGAGACCATCGCTGCCTCCTCTACCCCCACACCCATCCGCAAGCAATCCAAGCGGCGCTCCAACATCTTCACG TCTCGAAAGGGTGCTGACTTGGACCGGGAGAAAAAAGCCGCCGAGTGCAAGGTGGACAGTATCGGGAGTGGTCGGGCCATCCCCATTAAGCAG GGCATCCTGCTGAAGCGGAGTGGCAAGTCCCTGAACAAGGAGTGGAAGAAGAAGTACGTGACACTCTGTGACAACGGGCTGCTCACCTACCACCCCAGCCTGCAC GATTACATGCAGAACATCCACGGCAAGGAGATTGACCTCCTGCGGACAACAGTGAAAGTGCCAGGGAAGCGCCTGCCTCGAGCCACACCTGCCACAGCCCCAGGCACCAGCCCTCGGGCCAATGGGCTGGCCTTGGAGCGGAGTAACACACAGCTGGGTGGAGGCACAG AGACGGAGGAGTCGTTTGAGTTTGTGGTGGTGTCCCTCACTGGGCAGACATGGCACTTCGAGGCCTCGACTGCAGAGGAGCGGGAGCTGTGGGTACAGAGCGTGCAGGCCCAGATCCTCGCCAGCCTGCAGGGCTGCCGCAGCGCCAAGGACAAG ACTCGACTGGGGAATCAGAATGCAGCTCTGGCTGTACAGGCCGTCCGCACTGTTCGTGGCAACAGCTTCTGTATCGACTGCGACGCCCCCA ATCCAGACTGGGCCAGCCTGAACCTGGGCGCCCTGATGTGCATCGAGTGCTCAGGGACCCACCGACATCTGGGGGCTCACCTGTCCCGGGTCCGTTCCCTTGACCTTGATGACTGGCCACCTGAGCTGCTAGCTGTCATGACCGCGATGGGCAATGCCTTGGCCAATAGTGTCTGGGAGGGGGCCCTGGATGGTTATGCAAAGCCAGGGCCTGACGCCTGCAG agaggagaaagagcgcTGGATAAGGGCCAAGTATGAACAGAAGCTCTTCCTGGCCCCACTGCCGAGCTCGGACGTGCCTCTGGGGCAGCAGCTGCTCCGGGCCGTGGTGGAGGATGACCTGCGGCTGCTGGTGATGCTTTTGGCACACGGGTCCAAGGAGGAGGTGAATGAGACCTACGGGGACGGGGATGGGCGGACGGCTCTGCATCTCTCCAGTGCCATGGCCAACGTCGTCTTCACACAGCTGCTCATCTGG TATGGGGTGGATGTGAGGAGCCGGGACGCCCGGGGTCTGACTCCACTGGCCTATGCTCGCCGGGCTGGCAGCCAGGAGTGTGCAGACATCTTGATCCAGCATGGCTGCCCTGCGGAGGGCTGTGGCTTAGCACCTACCCCCAACAGAGAGCCTGCCAATGGCACCAACACCTCTGCTGAGCTGCACCGAAGCCCTAGCCTCCTCTAA